In Electrophorus electricus isolate fEleEle1 chromosome 1, fEleEle1.pri, whole genome shotgun sequence, a single window of DNA contains:
- the si:ch211-139g16.8 gene encoding uncharacterized protein si:ch211-139g16.8 isoform X1: MVLCPFLPIICTLVIAQVLTTEECQVAVIQSEELLFGSVNQSLSIPCHVTVSACNGLINSSPMMVWYMFKKDSHSQLDLKSQPLKYRLETQHLSIHSLSADDNGVYYCAAILKTVSANKEKQAFGSGTTVTVKENSFTTGHMLLVMLLVLLMLYSLTILSFIVCIKTRGSTLFLQGRLRTSQIKSTSTRRVQFGAVVQELYTKRNLRSSNKTSPSEASPENKCETHRKKEERVTEDTTFK; encoded by the exons ATGGTTCTTTGCCCATTTCTTCCAATAATATGTACTCTTGTCATTGCACAAG TGCTCACTACTGAGGAGTGTCAGGTAGCAGTGATCCAGTCAGAAGAACTGCTCTTTGGCAGTGTGAACCAGTCTCTCTCCATTCCCTGCCATGTCACTGTGTCTGCCTGCAACGGTTTGATCAACAGTTCGCCCATGATGGTTTGGTATATGTTCAAGAAAGACTCCCATTCCCAGCTGGATCTGAAAAGCCAGCCCCTCAAGTACAGGCTGGAGACCCAACATCTGAGCATTCATTCCCTCTCAGCTGATGACAATGGTGTGTATTACTGTGCCGCCATTCTTAAGACTGTTTCAgctaataaagaaaaacaagcttttGGAAGTGGTACCACAGTAACGGTGAAAG aGAACAGCTTCACCACTGGCCACATGCTGCTTGTAATGTTGCTGGTCTTACTGATGCTCTATAGTCTCACCATCCTGAGTTTCATTGTATGTATAAAG ACAAGAGGAAGCACACTGTTCTTACAAGGAAGACTGAGGACAAGTCAAATTAAG AGTACCTCGACCAGAAGAGTCCAGTTTGGCGCTGTGGTGCAAGAATTGTACACCAAGAGGAACTTGCGCAGTAGCAATAAAACCTCTCCCAGTGAAGCTTCCCCAGAAAACAAG TGTGAAACACACAggaagaaggaagagagagtgacTGAGGACACAACATTCAAGTGA
- the ndufb10 gene encoding NADH dehydrogenase [ubiquinone] 1 beta subcomplex subunit 10 — protein MPQDYDKDAYPEPPSQTPVVDKQTVVPNPVLIISKIFYYSVDLPVTTFRDAIDSIRGKNKYYYYHQKFRRVPELTECQEGDYMCYYEAEMQWRRDHKVDQEIVKIIQERARACQQREGPSYIQNCAKELEQFKQVTRAYQSRYGDLGAYAGARNCLMKQKERMMSEAQKA, from the exons ATGCCACAGGATTATGATAAAGATGCTTACCCCGAGCCCCCGAGCCAGACTCCTGTTGTGGATAAGCAGACTGTTGTCCCTAATCCAGTCTTAATTATATCAAAGATCTTCTATTATTCTGTGGATCTGCCTGTGACTACATTCAGAG ACGCTATCGACAGCATCCGGGGCAAGAACAAGTACTACTACTATCACCAGAAATTTCGCCGTGTGCCGGAGCTGACAGAGTGTCAAGAGGGTGACTATATGTGCTATTATGAAGCAGAGATGCAGTGGAGGAGAGATCA TAAAGTGGACCAGGAGATCGTGAAAATTATTCAGGAACGGGCCCGCGCTTGCCAACAACGCGAGGGCCCCAGCTACATACAGAACTGCGCAAAGGAGCTCGAGCAATTTAAGCAGGTCACCAGGGCATACCAGTCACGCT ATGGGGATCTTGGAGCATATGCCGGTGCCCGGAACTGCTTAATGAAGCAAAAAGAGCGCATGATGTCTGAGGCACAGAAAGCATAA
- the rps2 gene encoding 40S ribosomal protein S2: MADDAGGRGGFRGGFGAGGRGRGRGRGRGRGRGRGARGGKSEDKEWVPVTKLGRLVKDMKIKSLEEIYLYSLPIKESEIIDFFLGSALKDEVLKIMPVQKQTRAGQRTRFKAFVAIGDYNGHVGLGVKCSKEVATAIRGAIILAKLSIIPVRRGYWGNKIGKPHTVPCKVTGRCGSVLVRLIPAPRGTGIVSAPVPKKLLMMAGIDDCYTSARGCTATLGNFAKATFDAISKTYSYLTPDLWKETVFTKSPYQEFTDHLAKTHTRVSVQRSQAALQAAS; encoded by the exons ATGGCGGACGACGCCGGTGGTAGAGGAGGTTTTCGCGGAGGTTTCGGAGCTGGCGGCCGGGGCCGTGGTCGTGGACGGGGCAGGGGCCGTGGTCGTGGTCGTGGAGCCCGTGGCGGCAAATCCGAGGACAAGGAA TGGGTGCCAGTGACCAAGCTCGGTCGTCTGGTAAAAGACATGAAGATAAAATCTCTGGAGGAAATCTACTTATATTCTCTGCCAATCAAG GAGTCTGAGATCATTGATTTCTTCTTGGGGTCAGCCCTGAAGGATGAGGTGCTGAAGATTATGCCTGTCCAGAAACAGACAAGGGCTGGTCAGCGCACCAGGTTCAAG GCCTTTGTTGCCATCGGTGACTACAATGGCCACGTCGGTCTGGGAGTGAAGTGCTCTAAGGAGGTGGCCACTGCCATCCGTGGAGCAATCATCCTGGCCAAGCTGTCGATCATTCCTGTCCGCCGAGGCTACTGGGGTAACAAGATTGGCAAACCCCACACCGTACCCTGCAAG GTTACTGGCCGCTGTGGTTCAGTCTTGGTGCGTCTAATCCCTGCACCCCGTGGTACTGGTATTGTGTCTGCTCCTGTCCCCAAGAAGCTGCTCATGATGGCTGGTATCGATGACTGCTACACTTCAGCCAGAGGCTGCACTGCCACCCTGGGCAACTTTG CCAAGGCTACTTTTGATGCCATCTCCAAGACGTATAGCTACCTGACTCCTGATCTGTGGAAGGAAACGGTGTTCACAAAGTCTCCTTACCAG GAATTCACTGATCATCTGGCCAAAACTCACACCAGGGTCTCTGTACAGAGGAGCCAGGCCGCTCTTCAGGCAGCCTCCTAA
- the si:ch211-139g16.8 gene encoding uncharacterized protein si:ch211-139g16.8 isoform X2: MVLCPFLPIICTLVIAQVLTTEECQVAVIQSEELLFGSVNQSLSIPCHVTVSACNGLINSSPMMVWYMFKKDSHSQLDLKSQPLKYRLETQHLSIHSLSADDNGVYYCAAILKTVSANKEKQAFGSGTTVTVKENSFTTGHMLLVMLLVLLMLYSLTILSFIVCIKTRGSTLFLQGRLRTSQIKSTSTRRVQFGAVVQELYTKRNLRSSNKTSPSEASPENKFRADRQSIYQNMYKTE, encoded by the exons ATGGTTCTTTGCCCATTTCTTCCAATAATATGTACTCTTGTCATTGCACAAG TGCTCACTACTGAGGAGTGTCAGGTAGCAGTGATCCAGTCAGAAGAACTGCTCTTTGGCAGTGTGAACCAGTCTCTCTCCATTCCCTGCCATGTCACTGTGTCTGCCTGCAACGGTTTGATCAACAGTTCGCCCATGATGGTTTGGTATATGTTCAAGAAAGACTCCCATTCCCAGCTGGATCTGAAAAGCCAGCCCCTCAAGTACAGGCTGGAGACCCAACATCTGAGCATTCATTCCCTCTCAGCTGATGACAATGGTGTGTATTACTGTGCCGCCATTCTTAAGACTGTTTCAgctaataaagaaaaacaagcttttGGAAGTGGTACCACAGTAACGGTGAAAG aGAACAGCTTCACCACTGGCCACATGCTGCTTGTAATGTTGCTGGTCTTACTGATGCTCTATAGTCTCACCATCCTGAGTTTCATTGTATGTATAAAG ACAAGAGGAAGCACACTGTTCTTACAAGGAAGACTGAGGACAAGTCAAATTAAG AGTACCTCGACCAGAAGAGTCCAGTTTGGCGCTGTGGTGCAAGAATTGTACACCAAGAGGAACTTGCGCAGTAGCAATAAAACCTCTCCCAGTGAAGCTTCCCCAGAAAACAAG TTTCGTGCTGACAGACAAAGCATCTACCAAAACATGTACAAGACTGAATGA